The uncultured Hyphomonas sp. genome includes a region encoding these proteins:
- a CDS encoding sulfite exporter TauE/SafE family protein, with protein sequence MLADALPLILSMLVAGAFAGLLAGLFGIGGGFVVVPALAAVFTILSTTGQPMSEDKIMHVAIGTSLATIIFTSLRSVQAHAKRGAVDFNILKQWAPWVVLGVVLGLSVARFLDGKSLKIIFGVGVFIMAWHFLFPILSKRTVSDEMPKGVARGGLGSFLGGFCTLLGIGGGTPAILIMTLSGQPVHRAIATAAGFGTIIAVPGTIGSIISGLGETGLPFGSIGYVNVVAMLAIISMSMITAPIGAALAHSLDSAKLKKALGVYLLCTSSLMLWTAFHKAPAKNPLTSASAVQVTTELPHMGGR encoded by the coding sequence ATGCTAGCTGATGCACTCCCGCTAATCCTGTCCATGCTGGTCGCCGGCGCTTTTGCCGGCTTGCTGGCCGGGCTGTTCGGAATCGGTGGCGGCTTTGTTGTCGTCCCGGCTCTTGCAGCTGTCTTCACAATCCTCTCGACCACTGGGCAGCCCATGTCAGAGGACAAGATCATGCACGTGGCGATCGGCACGTCGCTGGCCACGATCATCTTCACATCCCTCCGATCCGTGCAGGCGCACGCGAAACGAGGGGCTGTGGATTTCAATATCCTCAAGCAATGGGCACCCTGGGTTGTGCTGGGCGTCGTGCTCGGCCTCAGCGTGGCCCGCTTCCTGGATGGCAAATCGCTGAAAATCATCTTCGGCGTGGGCGTGTTCATCATGGCCTGGCACTTCCTGTTCCCGATCCTGTCCAAACGCACCGTGTCGGACGAAATGCCGAAGGGCGTTGCCCGCGGTGGTCTTGGCAGTTTCCTCGGCGGCTTCTGCACGCTGCTGGGTATCGGCGGCGGCACACCAGCCATCCTCATCATGACCCTGTCCGGCCAACCCGTACACCGGGCCATTGCCACGGCGGCAGGCTTCGGAACGATCATCGCCGTGCCTGGCACGATCGGCTCGATCATCAGCGGCCTGGGCGAAACCGGCCTGCCGTTCGGTTCGATTGGTTATGTGAACGTGGTGGCCATGCTGGCGATTATCTCGATGAGCATGATTACCGCACCGATCGGTGCAGCCCTTGCCCACAGCCTGGATTCCGCAAAGCTGAAAAAGGCGCTCGGCGTCTACCTGCTCTGCACATCCAGCCTGATGCTTTGGACCGCGTTCCACAAAGCACCGGCGAAGAACCCGCTGACATCGGCTTCTGCCGTGCAGGTCACGACCGAGCTGCCTCACATGGGCGGCCGCTAA
- a CDS encoding MaoC family dehydratase, translating into MRYYEDLVIGTVTKSERTYNVTREEVIEFAGKYDPQPFHLDDDAAAKTHFGRLSASGWHTAAMAMRMMVEGWSTQEPTASLGSPGVDELRWRKPVYPGDTLRVESTLIGKRRMKSRPEMGLMKTEQTVYNQDGDIVMSMVSNGLIQVRNPDSDAE; encoded by the coding sequence ATGCGTTATTATGAAGACCTGGTGATTGGAACGGTCACGAAATCCGAGCGGACCTATAACGTCACCCGCGAGGAAGTGATCGAGTTCGCAGGAAAGTACGATCCTCAGCCCTTCCACCTTGATGATGACGCCGCAGCAAAAACCCATTTCGGGCGCCTGTCGGCGTCCGGTTGGCACACCGCTGCAATGGCCATGCGGATGATGGTCGAAGGCTGGAGCACGCAGGAACCGACCGCGTCTCTCGGGTCTCCCGGCGTTGATGAACTTCGCTGGCGAAAGCCGGTTTATCCGGGCGACACACTCCGTGTGGAGTCAACGCTCATCGGAAAGCGGCGGATGAAGAGCCGGCCGGAGATGGGTCTCATGAAGACAGAGCAGACCGTCTACAATCAGGACGGCGACATCGTCATGAGCATGGTCTCCAACGGGCTGATCCAGGTGCGGAATCCGGACAGCGACGCCGAGTAG